In one Cellulomonas sp. JZ18 genomic region, the following are encoded:
- a CDS encoding DUF3180 domain-containing protein, with translation MSATRRRTLVLLAAAVTAVTWWVMRMTVARGAATPPEVPWLVVAVELVIAGVVLALGWSVRQYQQGRRPTLNPLRAARTAVLAKASCYTGALLVGWYGGQALSLLTDADVPGNPTRAAAAGVAALGALVLAVVGLVVEHFCRIPPPDADAERRVEPDADPTAG, from the coding sequence GTGAGCGCGACCCGCCGGCGCACGCTCGTCCTGCTCGCGGCCGCCGTCACGGCGGTCACCTGGTGGGTCATGCGGATGACGGTCGCGCGCGGCGCGGCGACCCCGCCCGAGGTGCCGTGGCTCGTCGTCGCGGTCGAGCTCGTCATCGCCGGCGTCGTGCTGGCGCTCGGCTGGTCGGTGCGGCAGTACCAGCAGGGCAGGCGACCCACGCTGAACCCGCTGCGGGCGGCGCGCACCGCGGTGCTCGCCAAGGCGTCCTGCTACACCGGTGCGCTGCTCGTCGGCTGGTACGGCGGGCAGGCGCTGTCGCTGCTCACGGACGCCGACGTGCCCGGCAACCCGACCCGTGCCGCCGCCGCGGGGGTCGCCGCGCTGGGCGCGCTCGTGCTCGCCGTCGTCGGGCTCGTCGTCGAGCACTTCTGCCGCATCCCCCCGCCGGACGCCGACGCCGAGCGGCGCGTCGAGCCCGACGCCGACCCCACCGCGGGCTGA
- the folK gene encoding 2-amino-4-hydroxy-6-hydroxymethyldihydropteridine diphosphokinase, which translates to MSTQDEVQDGEGRRLDQIRLEGIRATGYHGVFAHERREGQTFVADVVVHLDTRRAAASDDLAHTVNYGVLAEHVAAVLAGEPADLVETVAERIAATVLAQPHVQAVDVAVHKPQAPITVPFGDVVVAIRRDRTKLPAAEPYRPATGEVRRAETGHRTAPRPETAPLPVTPAPGVAVTTEAAHLPHDPAELPVELPTPDAGPDRTTPLVVGPAPTGAVPTGVLPAVAPGAPTGPSANASSPTGPLPPPGPVPSPHHDPLRHDPLHHDPVHTDALRHEPDHAGPGEGGTPSAGPLGDDRTQLMPPVRPDDDVAEGEVLTDELDRAPDAPVQTVLALGANLGPAQETLRQAVADLASVPGLEVLAVSPLARTASVGGPEQPDYLNAVVVARTTLAPRELLRAVHAIEQRHGRERLEHWGPRTLDIDIVVHGSTLAVTDDLELPHPRAHQRAFVLEPWAQVDPEAVLPGLGGGPVAQLAATAPDRDGVRWMALDWLTTPVPAASPEPDGPEPAQPPAADDAHPQRTRSGPFDPVGSVDPAGPPPEGPRPFLPVTGTTPSVPPSGPAPWAGEARGDAPRP; encoded by the coding sequence GTGAGCACGCAGGACGAGGTGCAGGACGGCGAGGGCCGCCGGCTCGACCAGATCAGGCTCGAGGGGATCCGTGCGACCGGGTACCACGGGGTGTTCGCGCACGAGCGCCGCGAGGGGCAGACGTTCGTCGCGGACGTCGTCGTGCACCTGGACACGCGCCGCGCGGCGGCGAGCGACGACCTCGCGCACACCGTGAACTACGGCGTGCTGGCGGAGCACGTCGCGGCCGTGCTGGCCGGTGAGCCCGCGGACCTGGTGGAGACCGTCGCCGAGCGCATCGCGGCGACGGTGCTCGCCCAGCCGCACGTGCAGGCGGTGGACGTCGCGGTGCACAAGCCGCAGGCGCCCATCACGGTGCCGTTCGGCGACGTCGTCGTGGCGATCCGCCGGGACCGCACGAAGCTGCCCGCTGCGGAGCCGTACCGACCCGCGACGGGGGAGGTGCGCCGGGCCGAGACCGGGCACCGGACGGCGCCCCGGCCCGAGACCGCACCGCTGCCCGTGACGCCCGCTCCCGGCGTGGCGGTGACCACCGAGGCCGCCCACCTGCCGCACGACCCGGCCGAGCTGCCCGTGGAGCTGCCGACGCCCGACGCGGGCCCGGACCGCACGACGCCGCTCGTGGTCGGACCCGCGCCCACCGGTGCGGTGCCGACGGGTGTGCTGCCGGCGGTCGCACCCGGCGCGCCGACCGGCCCGTCGGCGAACGCCTCGTCGCCGACCGGCCCGCTGCCGCCTCCGGGCCCGGTCCCGTCGCCCCACCACGACCCGCTCCGGCACGACCCGCTCCACCACGACCCGGTCCACACCGACGCCCTGCGCCACGAGCCCGACCACGCCGGGCCCGGCGAGGGCGGTACACCGTCCGCCGGCCCGCTCGGCGACGACCGCACGCAGCTCATGCCGCCGGTGCGGCCGGACGACGACGTCGCCGAGGGCGAGGTGCTGACCGACGAGCTCGACCGCGCGCCCGACGCGCCCGTGCAGACCGTCCTCGCGCTGGGCGCGAACCTGGGGCCCGCGCAGGAGACCCTCCGCCAGGCGGTCGCCGACCTCGCGTCCGTCCCGGGGCTCGAGGTCCTGGCGGTCTCGCCGCTCGCGCGCACCGCGTCGGTCGGCGGTCCGGAGCAGCCCGACTACCTCAACGCCGTGGTCGTCGCCCGCACGACGCTCGCCCCCCGCGAGCTGCTGCGCGCGGTGCACGCCATCGAGCAGCGGCACGGCCGCGAGCGGCTCGAGCACTGGGGCCCGCGCACGCTCGACATCGACATCGTGGTGCACGGCAGCACCCTCGCGGTGACCGACGACCTCGAGCTGCCGCACCCGCGGGCGCACCAGCGTGCGTTCGTGCTGGAGCCCTGGGCGCAGGTCGACCCCGAGGCCGTCCTGCCCGGGCTCGGCGGCGGACCGGTGGCCCAGCTCGCCGCGACCGCGCCCGACCGCGACGGCGTGCGCTGGATGGCGCTCGACTGGCTGACCACCCCCGTGCCCGCCGCGAGCCCGGAGCCCGACGGGCCGGAGCCGGCGCAGCCGCCGGCGGCCGACGACGCGCACCCGCAGCGCACCCGCTCGGGCCCGTTCGACCCGGTCGGGTCGGTGGACCCGGCGGGGCCGCCGCCCGAGGGCCCCCGGCCGTTCCTGCCCGTCACGGGCACCACGCCGTCGGTACCGCCGTCCGGACCCGCGCCCTGGGCGGGCGAGGCGCGCGGGGACGCGCCGCGACCGTGA